The Stenotrophomonas sp. ZAC14D1_NAIMI4_1 DNA segment TCGAGCAGGTGCGCGGCGTGGCGGTCAGCAGCAACATCATCCAGGCACTGGAAGAGCGCGAATGGATCCGCGTGGTCGGCCACCGCGACGTGCCCGGCAAGCCGGCGCTGTTTGGCACCACCAAGGGCTTCCTGGACTATTTCGGCCTGAAGCGCCTGGACGAACTGCCGCCGCTGTCGGAACTGAAAGACCTGGGCGAGCTGGAACCGCAGCTGGCGCTGGACCGTGATGGTCCCGCCGTTGCCGGTGCCGCCGGCCCGGACATCAGCGCCGACCCCGACGCGGCCGCCAACGATGACGCCGGCCTGCAGGGCGGCGATGGCAACACCCCCGATTCCGCCGACGCAGCTGCTGCGCCGGCCACCGATGAGCAAGCACCTTCGCCCCTCGATGATGGGCACCCCGATTCCGCGCCGGGCGAGCGCGCGGTGCCAGTGAACGAACGCGAAGACAACGCCGTCGCGACGACGACCGTGGCTGTTGACCAAGCCGATTCCGAACCAGAGGCCGACCTCGAAACCGTCGGCCGGAGCAAAACTGATGAGTGACACCCCCCGTAACAAGCTCTCGCTGAAGCGCGAAGCCACCTCCGAACAGTTCAAGCTGGAAGAGCGCCTGCACAAGGTGCTGGCCCAGGCCGGCCTCGGCTCGCGCCGTGCGCTGGAACAGCGCATCGCCGAAGGCCTGGTCAAGGTCAACGGCGAAGTCGCGCAGACCGGCATGTCGGTCAAGAGCGGCGACAAGATCGAGCTGGATGGCCGTGGCTTCGTCGCCACTGCCCTGGCCGAGCCGTCGCGCGTGCTGGTCTACAACAAGCCGGAAGGCGAAGTGACCACCCGCGAAGATCCCGAAGGCCGCCCGACCGTGTTCGAATCCCTGCCGCCGCTGAAGGGCGCGCGCTGGATCGCCATCGGCCGCCTGGACATCAACACCACCGGCCTGCTGCTGGCCACCACCGACGGTGAACTGGCCAACGCCATGATGCACCCGTCGTTCGAGGTCGAGCGCGAGTACGTGGTGCGCGTGCGTGCCCCGGAAGGCGAGGAAAAGGTCTCCGACGCCATCGTCGACCGCCTCGCCCGCGGTGTCGCGCTGGAAGACGGCCCGGCCAAGTTCGACGAGATCGAACGCATCGGCGGCACCGACTCGCACGACTGGTTCCGCGTCGTGGTCAAGGAAGGCCGCAACCGCGAAGTGCGCCGCCTGTGGGAATCGCAGGGCTGCCAGGTCAGCCGCCTGAAGCGCACCCGCTACGGCAAGGTCAGCCTGCCGCGCGAACTGGTCCGTGGCCATTCGGTGGAATTGCCGACCGCCCAGGTCGAAGCCCTGCGCGCGCAGCTGAAGCTGGAAGAAGGCGCGCCGTCGGCGCTGACCCTGCAGCCGGTGATCGGCCAGCGTCGCGCTGCCAAGACCACCGTGCGCGTGCGCGAAGGCGGTCGTGGCAATGCCTACGTCAACGGCCACAGCACCGCCGATGAAGGTCGCGAACTGCGCCGCTTCGACAACGTGCGCGAAGACCGCGGCCGTGGTCGCGGTGGCAAGGGTGGCGGCTTCAAGGGCGGCCTGACCGTCAGCGGCGAAGCAGCCGCCAAGCAGTCGCAGAAGCCGTTCAAGCAGCGCGCGCCGAAGAACGACCGTTCGCTGCCGGAAGGCAACCCGGCCGCGTTCCGTACCTGGTACGTGCCGGACGGTGTCAGCACCGGCCCGAGCGGCCACCGCAACGCCGGTCCGGGCGCACGTGGCCCGGGTGCCCGTGGTCCGGGCGCTGGCGCGGGTGGCCAGGGCCGTCCGTACGGCAAGCCGAAGGGTCCGGGCGCCGGTGCAGGTGGCGGCCAGGGTCGCGGTGGCTTCGGCGGTGAAGGCCGTGGTGGCGCCGGTGGCGGCCAGGGTCGTCCGGCCGGTGCGGGCAACCGCTCGCAGGGCCAGGGCAACAAGCACCCCTACGGCCATCCGGGCAACGCCCCGAGCTTCCCGTCCGACCACGCCAATCCGGGCTTCAGCCCGTACGGCAGCACGCGTCCGGCAGGCAACGGTCGTCCGGGCGGCAACGCCAATGCACGTCCCGGCGGCAATCGCGGTCCGGGCGGCAACCGTGGTCCCGGCGGCCCGGGTGGCAACCGTGGCCCGGGCGGCCCCGGCGGCAACCGTGGTCCGGGTGGCAACCGTGGTCCGGGCGGCCCGCGTCGCAGCGGCCCGCGCGGCGGCTGATCGCACGCCGTGCTGAAATGAAAAACCCCGGCTCCGGCCGGGGTTTTTCTTTATCGGGTGGAACAGATACCTGGTAGATCCACGCCATGCGTGGATGGACCGGGATCAGCGACGGCTGATGGTGAACGCGGTGCCGTCCACGCCCAGGTCCCAGCCCTTGCCGGTGCCGGACAGTGCCAGCGAAACGTCGCCCTTGGTCATCACCTGCGCGTTGCTGGATTTCACCGCGCCCGCGTGCGCGCCCACCGAAGCGTAGGTGCCCAGCAGCTCGTTGATGCCCACCGCGCCGGTGAAGCTGCCGCGGCCGTTGCTGATCTTCGACTTGCCCACGGTCAGGCCGCCGCCCTTGAGCTGGATGTGCACCGGCATGCTGGCGCCGTTGCTGCACTGGATGGTGCCGTTGCCCGAGGCGGTCTTGTAGATCAGCGACCAGCCGGACAGGTTGTAGCGCAGCTGGCAATCAAGGTTGCCACCGGCATGGGCGGCCGGGGCCAGCGAGGCTGCGGCCAGCGCCAGCAGCAGGACAAGGGGCTTGTTCATCGGCAGGACTTCCACTTCAGGTCGGACTGCCGGCGAATCTAGCAGCGCGCGCGTGCACGGTGGATGCAGGCACGCGCGCCGGTGCGGCAAGCGTTCAGCCGCCGGTCGAGCGCCCGCTCAGGCGCGCTCGTCCAGGTGGAACGCATCGGCATCGAGCATCGCCGGGAAGCGTGCGCGGTGCGCGGCCAGGGCCTCGGCCGAGATGGTGGTGGTGACCACCTGTTCGCGCTCGCGGATCTCCACCTGCGGCTGGCCGAGGAAGTCGATCACCGCGCTGTCGCCGGCGTAGTGCAGCTGGTTGCCGTCCACGCCGATGCGGTTGACCGCGGCCACGAAGCACAGGTTCTCGATCGCCCGCGCGCGCAGCAGGGTCGTCCACGCATAGGCGCGCGCCGAGGGCCAGTTGGCCACGAAGATCTGCAGGTCGAAATCCATCTGCCCTGCCCGCTCGACGTTGTAACGGTTGCGGCAGAACACCGGGAAACGCAGGTCGTAGCAGACCTGCGGATTGATCCGCCAGCCCTTCCATTCCACGCTCAGGCGGTCGCGCCCGGCGGCATAGCGCTCGTGCTCGCCGCCGTAACGGAACAGGTGGCGCTTGTCGTAGTACTGCAGCCCGCCATCGGGCGTGGCGAACAGCAGGCGGTTGTAGACGCCTTCGCCATCGCGCAGCTGCACGCTGCCGATCACCGCCGCGTCCAGCGCCCGGGCCTGCTCGCGCACCCAGGCGACGGTCGGGCCGTCCATGCCTTCGGCCTGGGCGATGGCCTCGTTGGAGAAGCCACTGGTGAAGGTCTCCGGCAGGATCACCAGGTCGGTGCTGCCGGCCAGCGGCGCCAGCAACGCGCCGTAGTAATCACGGTTGCCCGCCGGGTCATGCCAGCGGGTGTCGCCCTGGACGAGGGAAATGCGCAGGTCCTGCATGGTCGTCAGTTCCTCACAGCAGGCGCAGGCGTTCGATCGCCGCGTCCAGGGTCGCTTCGTTCTTGGCAAAGCACAGGCGCACCAGGCGCTGGCCGACCGGCGCGGTTTCGTAGAACGGCGACAGCGGGATGGCAGTGACGCCCTTCTCGATGGTCAGCCACTTCACGAATTCATGGTCGGGCAGATCGCTGATGGCCGAGTAGTCGACCAGCTGGAAATAGCCGCCCGGCACCGGCAGCGGCTTCAGGCGCGTGCTGGCCAGCTGCTCGCGGAAACGATCGCGCTTGGCCTGGTAGAACGCACCCAGCTCCAGGTGGTGCTCCGGTTCGTCGCGGATCATCGCGGCGAAACCATACTGCGCCGGGCCGAAGCTGGTGAAGGTGTTGTACTGGTGCACCTTGCGGAATTCAGCGGTCAGCAGCGGCGGCGCCACGGCGTAGCCGATCTTCCAGCCGGTGCAGTGGTAGGTCTTGCCGAAGCTGGAGATGACGAAGGTGCGCTCGCGCAGTTCGGGGTAGCGCAGCGCCGATTCGTGGCGGCGGCCGTCGTAGATGATGTGTTCGTACACTTCATCGGAGATCAGGTAGATCTGCGTGCCACGCAGCAGGTCGGCCAGCGCCTGCATGTCGGCCTCGTCCAGCATCGCGCCGGACGGGTTGTGCGGCGTGTTGACCATCAGCATGCGGGTGCGCGGGGTGATCGCCGCGCGCACGCGGTCCCAGTCCACGGCGAAGGTCTGCGGATCCAGCGGCACGTGCACGGCAATGGCGCCGGCCAGTTCGATGGCCGGTTCATAGCAGTCGTAGGCCGGGTCCAGCACGATCACCTCCTCGCCGGCACGCACCACGGCGTGGATGGCGTTGAAGATCGCCTCGGTGGCACCGCTGGTGACGGTGATTTCGGTGTCCGGGTCGATCGTCGCGCCGTACAGGTCCAGCGACTTCTGCGCGATGGCCTGGCGCAGCGGTGCCACGCCGGTCATCGGCGGGTACTGGTTCAGGCCGGCGGCCATCGCCTTGGTGGTTTCGTCGATCAGGCGCTGCGGCGCGGAGAAATCCGGGAAACCCTGGCCCAGGTTGACCGCGCCGTGTTCGGCGGCGAGCTGGGACATCACGGTGAAGATCGTGGTACCGACCTTGGGCAGCTTGGTGGTGGGTTGCATCGGCCTGGGGGAATGGGGAGACAGACCCCTGAGTTTACGCAATCCCTGCTTCGGTAGTGCCGGCCGCTGGCCGGCAACAGCGGCCAGACAACCGGCGCCGGGGGAATTGCCGGCCAGCGGCCGGCACTACCGCGGGCATTCATCGCTACAATTGCCGCCGCACTCCGGCACGAAGACCCCTGCCCCTTGAACACCCCAGCATTGCTGGCCGCCAGCGGCCTGAGCTTCTCCCGCAATGACGAACCCGTGTTCGGCCCGCTGGATTTCCACGTGGACGCCGGCGAGGCGCTGCTGGTGCAGGGCGGCAATGGTGCCGGCAAGACCACCCTGCTGCGCGTTTTGGCGGGATTGGCCCGGCCGGGCGCCGGCCAGGTCCGCATTGACGGCAAGCAGGCCAGCAATGCCGAGCGTGCCCGCTATGTCGCCTACCTCAGCCACCTGCCGGCGCTGAAGCCGGACCTGGACACGCTGGAGAACCTGCATTTCCTCTGTGGCCTGCATGGCCGCCGGGCCAAGCAGATGCCCGGCAGCGCGCTGGCCATCGTCGGTCTGGCCGGCTACGAGGACACCTTGGTGCGGCACTTGTCGGCCGGCCAGAAACGCCGCCTGGCGCTGGCCCGCATCTGGCTGTCACCGGCGCCGCTGTGGCTGCTCGACGAACCCTACGCCAACCTCGATCTGGATGGCATCAACCTGGTCAACCGGATGATTTCGGCCCATCTGCGCGGCGGCGGTGCCGCCTTGGTCACCACCCACGGCGCCTATGCTGCGCCGCCGGTACGCACGCGCCTGCTGGAACTGCGTGCGCCCGGGCAGCCGCCCGCCACCACGCAGGGAGCTGCGGCATGATCGCCCCGGGTACCGAACCGGGCCTGTGGCAGACCGCCCGCGCCCTGCTTTCACGCGACCTGCGCCTGCTGTGGCGCCGTCGTGGTGATGCGCTGCAACCGGTGCTGTTCGCCCTGCTGGTGGTGGTGCTGTTCGCCCTGGCACAGGGCCGCGACCCGCAGCCGCTGGCCGCCACGGCCGGTGCGGTGCTGTGGCTGGCGGTGCTGCTGGCCGGGCAGCTGGCGCTGGATTCGCTGTTCCGTTCCGATGCCGAGGATGGATCGCTGGAACAATGGCTGCTGGCACCGGTTCCGCTGGCCTGGCTGGTGCTGGTGCGCGTGCTGCTGCATTGGGCCACCACCGCACTGCCGCTGATCGTGGTCAGCCCGTTGCTGGCGGAAATGCTGCATCTGCCACATGACCAACTGCCGATGTTGCTGGCATCGTTGCTGCTGGGAACACCGGTGCTGAGCCTGATCGGTGGCGTGGTCGCCGCGCTGACCGTAGGCATCCGGCGCTCTGGTATTCTCGTGGCGTTGCTGTCGTTGCCGCTGTACGTACCGGTGCTGGTGTTTGGTGCGGGCAGCCTGGCGGCGGCCAGTCGCGGGCAGGATCCGGTGGGTGCGCTGCTGATGCTGGGCGCAGGACTGGTGGTCGCGTTGCTGCTGGCACCGCTGGCGACGGCTGCGGCCATCCGTATTTCCCTGAGTTGAACGGGCAGAGAGCCAATCCACCCTTGCTGGATAGCCGTCACGCATGAATCCGATCGTCCGCTGGTTCCATCAACTCGGTTCGCCGCCCACGTTCGATCGTTTCGCTGCCCGCTGGTCGCGTGTGTTCTACATCGCCGCGCTGCCAGTGCTGCTGGTCGGCCTGTGGCAGGCGCTGCTGGTGGTGCCGCCGGAGGCACGCCAGCTGGACAGCTTCCGCATCCTCTACATCCACGTACCCAGTGCCTGGATGAGCCTGTTCGTGTTCGCGCTGATGGCGCTGTATGCCGCCATCGCGCTGATCTGGCGCATCAAGATCTGCGAGATCCTGGCGATGGCCTGCGCGCCGATGGGCGCTGGCTTCACCCTCATCACCCTGCTCACCGGCAGCATCTGGGGCAAGGGCACCTGGGGCACCTGGTGGGACTGGGACCCGCGCATGACCAGCGAACTGGTCCTGCTGTTCCTCTATCTGGGCGTCATCGGCCTGTACCACGCCATCGAGGACCGCCGCAGCGCCGCGCGCGCGGCTGGGCTGCTGGCGATCGTCGGCGTCAGCCTGCTGCCGGTCATCCGCTATTCGGTGGACTGGTGGGGCGGCCTGCACCAGCGCCAGTCGATCAGCGTCTTCGGTGACTCGGCCATCAGCAGCGCGATGATCGCGCCGCTGTGGTGGATGGTGATCGGCACCAAATTCTGGTTCGCCGGCTCGGTGCTGGCCAAGGCACGCGCCGACAACCTCGACCGCGAGGCCGGCAAGGCCTGGGTCGGCCAGCGCGTGGAGGAGACGCAGCGATGACCCACCTGCCCTTCGTGATCGGCGCCTATGCGGTGTTCGTGCTGGTGTTGCTGGCCGATGCCATCGGCTCGTGGATGCGCCTGCGCGCCGCCCGCCGCCAGGCACAATCGCGCCAGCAGCGGCAGCAGGCGCGGCAGACCGCCCAGCAGGCCGCACCGACCCTGTCGGCGGAGCTGGAACGATGACCCCGGTACAGCGCCGCCGGCTGGCCTGGGTGCTGCTGGCCCTGCTCGCCTCCGGCCTGGCCACCGCGCTGGTGGCGATGGCACTGGAACGCAACATCGCCTACCTCTACACCCCGTCCGAAGTTCTGCGTGGCGACGTCGATGCGCAGACCCGCTTCCGTCTCGGCGGCATGGTGGTGAAGGGCTCGTTCAACCGCCCGGTCGGTTCGCTCGATGCGCGTTTCGAGGTCACCGACGGCGACGCCCAGCTGGCCGTGCTCACCTCGCGCATCCTGCCGGACATGTTTGCCGAGGGCACTGCCGTGGTCGCCAGCGGGCGCCTGCAGGACGGTGTGTTCGTGGCCGATGAAGTGCTGGCCAAGCACGATGAGAAGTACGTGCCGAAGGAAGTGGCCGACAAGATGGGCGATGCCCATCGCAAGCACGACGTGCCGGTACCGGCCACCGAGGTGCGCTGAGTGTTGCCAGAGCTGGGCCAGATCCTGCTGCTGTGTGCGTTGCTGGCCTCGCTGCTGCAGGCCGGCCTGCCGCTGGTGGGCGCGCAGCGCGGCAATGCGGCGTGGATGGCGGTGGCGCGTCCGGCCGCCTGCGCCCAGCTGCTGCTGGTGGCCGGAGCGTTCGCGGTGCTGACCGCCGCCTTCGTGCAGCAGGACTTCTCGGTGCGCTACGTGGCCGAGAACTCCAATTCACTGCTGCCGATGATCTACCGCTACTCGGCGGTCTGGGGCGCGCACGAAGGCTCGCTGCTGATGTGGGCGCTGGTGCTGGCGCTGTGGACCGGTGCCGTAGCGTTGTTCTCGCGGCACCTGCCGGCCCCGGTGCAGGCGCGCGTGCTGGCGGTGATGGGCGTGGTCAGCGTCGGCTTCCTCGCCTTCCTCATCTTCACCTCCAACCCGTTCCTGCGCCTGAATCCGGCGCCGCTGGAGGGCCGCGACCTCAACCCGCTGCTGCAGGACCCGGGGCTGATCATCCACCCGCCGATGCTGTACCTGGGCTACGTGGGCTTTGCGGTGCCGTTCGCCTTCGCCGTGGCCGCCCTGCTGGAAGGCCGCGTGGATGCGCGCTGGCTGCGCTGGACGCGGCCGTGGACCAACGTGGCCTGGGGCTTCCTGACCCTGGGCATCGCG contains these protein-coding regions:
- the scpB gene encoding SMC-Scp complex subunit ScpB, whose product is MDQTLINRIVEGALLASSQPLTLAQLKDLFPEEEPAPPGSIERALERLREGCEGRGVELVEVASGFRYQVTGEVHGWISRLWTERKTRYTRATLETLALIAYRQPITRGEIEQVRGVAVSSNIIQALEEREWIRVVGHRDVPGKPALFGTTKGFLDYFGLKRLDELPPLSELKDLGELEPQLALDRDGPAVAGAAGPDISADPDAAANDDAGLQGGDGNTPDSADAAAAPATDEQAPSPLDDGHPDSAPGERAVPVNEREDNAVATTTVAVDQADSEPEADLETVGRSKTDE
- a CDS encoding pseudouridine synthase — protein: MSDTPRNKLSLKREATSEQFKLEERLHKVLAQAGLGSRRALEQRIAEGLVKVNGEVAQTGMSVKSGDKIELDGRGFVATALAEPSRVLVYNKPEGEVTTREDPEGRPTVFESLPPLKGARWIAIGRLDINTTGLLLATTDGELANAMMHPSFEVEREYVVRVRAPEGEEKVSDAIVDRLARGVALEDGPAKFDEIERIGGTDSHDWFRVVVKEGRNREVRRLWESQGCQVSRLKRTRYGKVSLPRELVRGHSVELPTAQVEALRAQLKLEEGAPSALTLQPVIGQRRAAKTTVRVREGGRGNAYVNGHSTADEGRELRRFDNVREDRGRGRGGKGGGFKGGLTVSGEAAAKQSQKPFKQRAPKNDRSLPEGNPAAFRTWYVPDGVSTGPSGHRNAGPGARGPGARGPGAGAGGQGRPYGKPKGPGAGAGGGQGRGGFGGEGRGGAGGGQGRPAGAGNRSQGQGNKHPYGHPGNAPSFPSDHANPGFSPYGSTRPAGNGRPGGNANARPGGNRGPGGNRGPGGPGGNRGPGGPGGNRGPGGNRGPGGPRRSGPRGG
- a CDS encoding amidohydrolase; translated protein: MQDLRISLVQGDTRWHDPAGNRDYYGALLAPLAGSTDLVILPETFTSGFSNEAIAQAEGMDGPTVAWVREQARALDAAVIGSVQLRDGEGVYNRLLFATPDGGLQYYDKRHLFRYGGEHERYAAGRDRLSVEWKGWRINPQVCYDLRFPVFCRNRYNVERAGQMDFDLQIFVANWPSARAYAWTTLLRARAIENLCFVAAVNRIGVDGNQLHYAGDSAVIDFLGQPQVEIREREQVVTTTISAEALAAHRARFPAMLDADAFHLDERA
- a CDS encoding pyridoxal phosphate-dependent aminotransferase, with protein sequence MQPTTKLPKVGTTIFTVMSQLAAEHGAVNLGQGFPDFSAPQRLIDETTKAMAAGLNQYPPMTGVAPLRQAIAQKSLDLYGATIDPDTEITVTSGATEAIFNAIHAVVRAGEEVIVLDPAYDCYEPAIELAGAIAVHVPLDPQTFAVDWDRVRAAITPRTRMLMVNTPHNPSGAMLDEADMQALADLLRGTQIYLISDEVYEHIIYDGRRHESALRYPELRERTFVISSFGKTYHCTGWKIGYAVAPPLLTAEFRKVHQYNTFTSFGPAQYGFAAMIRDEPEHHLELGAFYQAKRDRFREQLASTRLKPLPVPGGYFQLVDYSAISDLPDHEFVKWLTIEKGVTAIPLSPFYETAPVGQRLVRLCFAKNEATLDAAIERLRLL
- the ccmA gene encoding heme ABC exporter ATP-binding protein CcmA codes for the protein MNTPALLAASGLSFSRNDEPVFGPLDFHVDAGEALLVQGGNGAGKTTLLRVLAGLARPGAGQVRIDGKQASNAERARYVAYLSHLPALKPDLDTLENLHFLCGLHGRRAKQMPGSALAIVGLAGYEDTLVRHLSAGQKRRLALARIWLSPAPLWLLDEPYANLDLDGINLVNRMISAHLRGGGAALVTTHGAYAAPPVRTRLLELRAPGQPPATTQGAAA
- the ccmB gene encoding heme exporter protein CcmB; this encodes MIAPGTEPGLWQTARALLSRDLRLLWRRRGDALQPVLFALLVVVLFALAQGRDPQPLAATAGAVLWLAVLLAGQLALDSLFRSDAEDGSLEQWLLAPVPLAWLVLVRVLLHWATTALPLIVVSPLLAEMLHLPHDQLPMLLASLLLGTPVLSLIGGVVAALTVGIRRSGILVALLSLPLYVPVLVFGAGSLAAASRGQDPVGALLMLGAGLVVALLLAPLATAAAIRISLS
- the ccmC gene encoding heme ABC transporter permease CcmC, which codes for MNPIVRWFHQLGSPPTFDRFAARWSRVFYIAALPVLLVGLWQALLVVPPEARQLDSFRILYIHVPSAWMSLFVFALMALYAAIALIWRIKICEILAMACAPMGAGFTLITLLTGSIWGKGTWGTWWDWDPRMTSELVLLFLYLGVIGLYHAIEDRRSAARAAGLLAIVGVSLLPVIRYSVDWWGGLHQRQSISVFGDSAISSAMIAPLWWMVIGTKFWFAGSVLAKARADNLDREAGKAWVGQRVEETQR
- the ccmD gene encoding heme exporter protein CcmD — encoded protein: MTHLPFVIGAYAVFVLVLLADAIGSWMRLRAARRQAQSRQQRQQARQTAQQAAPTLSAELER
- the ccmE gene encoding cytochrome c maturation protein CcmE, whose protein sequence is MTPVQRRRLAWVLLALLASGLATALVAMALERNIAYLYTPSEVLRGDVDAQTRFRLGGMVVKGSFNRPVGSLDARFEVTDGDAQLAVLTSRILPDMFAEGTAVVASGRLQDGVFVADEVLAKHDEKYVPKEVADKMGDAHRKHDVPVPATEVR